In a genomic window of Anoxybacter fermentans:
- a CDS encoding cell division protein ZapA, whose translation MSTEKKNNNGKNDGRASAEVTILGENLVVVGNSSVEYIKSVADFVNKKMMELNRNYPRMSRNKIIALGAMNLADELIKALQEVELLKKKIKQIEEEKKQMEEELQQAKKLAQHYQNEYEELVLLLEEVEE comes from the coding sequence ATGAGTACAGAAAAGAAAAATAATAATGGTAAAAATGATGGCCGGGCCAGCGCAGAAGTGACTATTTTAGGTGAAAATTTAGTTGTTGTTGGCAACTCTAGTGTTGAATATATTAAATCCGTAGCAGATTTTGTCAATAAAAAGATGATGGAATTGAATCGAAATTATCCCAGGATGTCCAGAAATAAAATTATTGCTCTTGGGGCCATGAATCTGGCTGATGAACTGATTAAAGCTTTGCAGGAAGTGGAATTGCTAAAGAAAAAGATTAAACAGATAGAAGAAGAGAAAAAACAAATGGAAGAAGAATTGCAGCAGGCCAAAAAGTTAGCACAGCATTACCAGAATGAATATGAAGAATTGGTATTATTGCTGGAAGAGGTGGAAGAATGA
- the polX gene encoding DNA polymerase/3'-5' exonuclease PolX has translation MKHLTIAWKLREIADLLEFLNENPFKVRAYRKVARRLEHLTEDLEQIYKEGRLTEIVGIGKSIAQRIEEILIYGDSPYLKELKSRVPEELAELLEIPGVGPKMASKLHDMLGISTVTELEAALQAHKIRELPGMNNKTEANLIRSLRLLRTGSGKIFLRFAFFIGRDIIARLERVKGVKQLEIVGSARRYKESISNLNLLAAAEDGEELLRVFTNLTNCQKVIKRKENSALILTQDGVFVELFVVEPEDYPLRLVMTTGSKAHLKQLERLAERRGWRTEYNYWFDETGKRLIFESEEEVYESLGLKYIIPELREGEGEIEAAMEGRLPRSVRLDQIKGDLHIHTRWSDGVNTIEEMAKEGQALGYKYMAICDHFRSLKVANGLSISMLMEQMKAIDELNAQFTDFYLLKGIEVDILKDGQLDFPDELLAQLDLVVASIHSEFRGSKEELTNRLIAAMENPHVDIIAYPTGRLINQQNPYMIDMERVLRAAKETGTVMEVNASLDRLDFYDKYLKICKTLGVKVAINTDAHSIKQLGYMEYGVGMVRRGWLEDIDVINTYSRDQLLAFLKR, from the coding sequence ATGAAACATCTAACTATAGCCTGGAAGTTAAGAGAAATTGCAGATTTATTGGAATTTCTTAATGAGAACCCCTTTAAAGTTAGGGCATATCGTAAGGTGGCGAGACGGTTGGAGCATCTGACAGAGGATTTAGAGCAAATCTATAAGGAAGGACGATTGACTGAAATTGTGGGAATTGGAAAATCCATCGCTCAACGGATAGAAGAGATTTTGATCTATGGTGATTCCCCATATTTAAAAGAATTAAAATCCAGAGTACCGGAAGAATTGGCTGAGTTATTGGAAATTCCCGGGGTTGGGCCAAAGATGGCCAGCAAATTACATGATATGTTGGGGATATCCACTGTTACAGAACTAGAAGCAGCATTACAGGCACATAAAATTAGGGAACTGCCGGGGATGAATAATAAAACAGAAGCTAATTTAATTCGGAGCCTGAGACTGCTGAGGACAGGATCCGGTAAAATCTTTTTGAGATTTGCTTTTTTTATTGGTCGTGATATTATAGCGAGATTAGAGCGGGTTAAAGGTGTTAAACAATTAGAGATTGTCGGTAGTGCCAGAAGATATAAGGAAAGTATTTCTAATTTAAATTTATTAGCTGCGGCAGAGGATGGTGAAGAATTATTAAGAGTTTTTACAAATCTTACTAATTGTCAAAAGGTAATAAAAAGAAAGGAGAATAGTGCTTTAATATTAACACAAGATGGGGTATTTGTGGAATTGTTTGTGGTTGAACCTGAAGATTACCCCCTCAGGTTGGTTATGACGACGGGTTCAAAAGCTCATCTAAAGCAATTGGAGAGATTAGCTGAAAGGCGGGGTTGGCGGACTGAGTATAACTATTGGTTTGATGAGACTGGAAAGCGTCTCATTTTTGAATCAGAAGAGGAAGTTTATGAGAGTCTGGGTTTAAAGTATATTATTCCCGAATTGAGAGAGGGAGAAGGGGAAATTGAGGCTGCCATGGAAGGCCGGCTTCCACGATCGGTAAGATTGGATCAAATTAAAGGAGATTTGCATATTCATACCCGCTGGAGTGATGGAGTAAATACTATTGAAGAGATGGCCAAAGAGGGCCAGGCTCTGGGATATAAATATATGGCCATTTGTGATCATTTCAGATCCTTAAAAGTTGCCAATGGGCTGAGTATTAGTATGCTTATGGAGCAAATGAAGGCTATAGATGAGTTAAATGCCCAGTTTACCGATTTTTATCTACTGAAAGGGATCGAAGTAGATATTTTAAAAGATGGGCAACTGGATTTTCCAGATGAACTATTGGCTCAACTGGATCTGGTAGTGGCATCTATTCACTCGGAATTTAGGGGTAGTAAAGAAGAGCTGACCAATCGGTTAATTGCTGCTATGGAGAATCCGCATGTGGATATTATTGCTTATCCCACCGGACGATTGATTAATCAGCAAAACCCCTATATGATTGATATGGAACGTGTTCTTAGAGCAGCAAAGGAGACAGGTACAGTGATGGAAGTTAACGCTTCCCTTGATCGGTTGGATTTTTATGATAAATATTTAAAAATCTGTAAAACATTAGGAGTAAAAGTGGCAATTAATACTGATGCCCATAGTATAAAACAATTGGGTTATATGGAGTATGGTGTAGGCATGGTACGCCGTGGTTGGCTTGAAGATATAGATGTGATTAATACCTATTCACGGGATCAATTGTTGGCTTTTTTGAAAAGGTAA
- a CDS encoding DUF2935 domain-containing protein encodes MCYFTISHSLNYVLWELMLWSSISKEHQTFLLTVADLTDKDLSSEIEKDLMQFHNLFEKIENETIRLKEKLQYYYPVYRKLSGLLKRFLIINKKFIPVLEKLKSYGKDEPVWQMLVGHIEGEHRYMEKLFKNLLY; translated from the coding sequence ATGTGTTATTTTACCATATCCCATAGTCTAAATTATGTATTATGGGAACTTATGCTTTGGTCAAGTATTTCTAAAGAACACCAGACATTTCTTTTAACAGTGGCAGATTTAACAGATAAAGATTTAAGTTCAGAAATAGAAAAAGATTTGATGCAATTTCATAATCTTTTTGAAAAGATAGAAAATGAAACTATTCGTCTCAAAGAGAAACTTCAATATTATTATCCTGTTTATAGGAAATTGTCCGGACTTCTTAAAAGATTTTTAATCATTAATAAAAAATTTATACCAGTATTAGAGAAGTTGAAGAGTTATGGAAAAGATGAACCTGTATGGCAGATGTTAGTAGGACATATTGAAGGTGAGCATAGATATATGGAAAAGCTTTTTAAAAATTTACTTTACTAA
- a CDS encoding endonuclease MutS2 codes for MEQHTLKVLEYSKIIDELKSYASSKMGKELVERLEPVYDLEYIKERLKEVTEARKMLDEHPNVPFGGIRDLRQILQRAAKGIVLNGNELLDVSITLFAARRLKNFFKEQEDNLRQGHNPYSRVLKIGSRIETFKSIEDAINQAIDNSGEVMDNASPKLRSIRSRIRTLGGRIKEKLNSIINGSAYQKMIQDAIVTIRNDRYVIPIKSEYKDSFNGIIHDRSSSGQTLFIEPMVVVQLNNQLRQLLVEEEEEVQRILKELTRQVALESERITNTLKVLAELDFIFARAHYSQALDAAEPTLNDKGLIDLKKARHPLLKNKAVPIDISLGNGFNTLIITGPNTGGKTVTLKTVGLLTLMMQSGLHVPASPESQMSVFKGIYADIGDEQSIEQSLSTFSSHMTQIINILNQADSKDLVLLDELGAGTDPLEGASLAMAILDYLHERNIRTIATTHYSELKSYAYSKEGVENASMEFDLETLSPTYRLIMGLPGRSNALEIALRLGLPKSIVEKARSGLSSDEALVDKMIKDIEEKNRQSQKDRMESKKLRQEMEKLKAEYEDRLKKLEKKREKILSQALDEAKRIVAETKVKSDELIKKARKVSLNNLERVNMEIRKELKDVDDELTRILNKIKGSARVKHKIPEKLEPGDRVRIVSLNQKGEVLEVLSENEIIVQAGIMKITVNKKDLEKVEVPTEKEQKIKIRLTKMVRSKASTIQPTLDLRGNRYEEARERADKYLDDAYLAGLKSVQIIHGKGTGALREGIHDLLKGHPHVEEFRLGKENEGGLGVTIVKLRD; via the coding sequence ATGGAACAGCACACTCTCAAAGTTTTGGAGTATTCCAAAATTATCGATGAATTAAAGTCTTATGCATCATCAAAGATGGGGAAAGAGTTGGTAGAAAGGTTAGAGCCTGTTTATGATCTAGAATATATTAAAGAACGACTTAAAGAAGTTACTGAAGCAAGAAAAATGTTAGATGAACATCCCAATGTACCTTTTGGAGGAATTCGGGATCTTCGCCAGATCTTACAGCGTGCTGCTAAAGGAATTGTTTTGAATGGAAATGAATTGTTGGATGTGAGCATTACTCTATTTGCTGCCCGCCGGTTGAAAAATTTCTTTAAAGAACAGGAAGATAATTTACGCCAGGGCCATAATCCTTATTCCAGAGTTTTAAAGATTGGTAGTCGGATTGAGACCTTTAAATCTATTGAAGATGCCATTAATCAGGCTATTGATAATAGTGGAGAAGTAATGGATAATGCCAGTCCTAAACTCCGCTCCATCCGAAGCAGGATTCGGACATTAGGTGGACGGATTAAAGAAAAACTGAACAGCATTATTAATGGAAGTGCTTATCAAAAGATGATTCAGGATGCCATAGTTACTATTCGTAACGACCGATATGTAATTCCTATCAAAAGTGAATATAAAGATAGCTTTAATGGGATTATCCATGATCGGTCATCCAGTGGTCAAACACTCTTTATTGAACCTATGGTTGTAGTACAGCTTAATAATCAATTACGTCAGCTTTTGGTAGAAGAGGAAGAGGAGGTTCAACGGATTTTAAAGGAACTGACTCGTCAAGTTGCTTTAGAGAGTGAAAGGATTACTAATACTTTGAAAGTACTAGCTGAGCTGGATTTTATTTTTGCACGAGCTCATTACAGTCAGGCTTTAGATGCTGCTGAACCAACCTTAAATGATAAAGGGTTAATCGATTTAAAAAAGGCTAGACATCCGCTGTTAAAAAATAAAGCTGTACCCATTGATATAAGTTTGGGGAATGGTTTTAATACTCTGATTATTACCGGACCCAACACAGGGGGTAAGACGGTTACTTTAAAAACAGTGGGATTATTAACATTGATGATGCAGTCTGGGCTCCATGTACCGGCCAGTCCAGAATCTCAGATGTCTGTATTTAAGGGGATTTATGCAGATATCGGTGATGAGCAAAGTATTGAGCAATCCTTGAGTACTTTTTCATCACATATGACCCAGATTATCAATATTCTTAATCAAGCAGATAGTAAAGATCTGGTTCTTTTAGATGAATTAGGGGCAGGTACTGATCCTTTAGAAGGTGCATCTTTAGCTATGGCTATCCTTGATTATTTGCATGAAAGAAATATTCGGACCATTGCTACTACCCACTATAGTGAACTAAAAAGCTATGCTTACTCTAAAGAGGGTGTAGAAAATGCTTCAATGGAATTTGATTTAGAGACATTATCCCCCACATATCGTTTAATCATGGGACTTCCGGGAAGATCCAATGCCCTGGAGATTGCTTTGAGACTGGGTTTGCCGAAAAGTATTGTTGAAAAAGCCAGATCTGGGCTTTCTAGTGATGAAGCTTTAGTGGATAAAATGATTAAAGATATAGAGGAGAAGAATCGACAAAGCCAGAAGGATCGAATGGAGTCTAAGAAACTGAGACAGGAGATGGAGAAACTTAAAGCAGAATATGAAGATCGGTTGAAAAAGTTGGAGAAAAAGCGTGAAAAGATTCTTTCTCAGGCTCTTGATGAGGCAAAGAGGATTGTGGCTGAAACTAAGGTTAAATCAGATGAGTTGATCAAAAAAGCTCGCAAAGTGAGTTTGAACAACTTAGAACGGGTAAATATGGAGATCAGAAAAGAATTAAAAGATGTTGATGATGAACTCACCCGGATTTTGAATAAAATTAAAGGTTCTGCCCGGGTTAAGCATAAGATTCCAGAAAAATTAGAACCGGGTGACCGGGTTCGTATAGTCTCCTTAAATCAGAAAGGAGAGGTATTGGAAGTTTTAAGTGAAAATGAGATTATAGTTCAGGCGGGAATTATGAAAATTACTGTGAATAAAAAAGACTTAGAGAAGGTAGAGGTACCTACAGAGAAAGAGCAGAAGATTAAAATTAGACTTACTAAAATGGTCCGTTCTAAGGCTAGTACTATTCAGCCTACTCTGGATTTAAGAGGAAATCGGTATGAAGAAGCCAGGGAACGAGCTGATAAATATCTGGATGATGCTTATCTGGCTGGATTAAAATCAGTACAGATAATCCACGGTAAAGGAACAGGTGCATTGAGAGAAGGAATTCACGATTTATTAAAGGGCCATCCCCATGTAGAAGAGTTCCGGTTGGGTAAAGAAAATGAAGGTGGTCTTGGAGTTACGATTGTTAAACTGCGCGATTAA
- a CDS encoding IS1182 family transposase: MKRKNHNKKTFIEYNMNQTMLPLSFDVFIPENHLVRVVNSAIERMNIEPLLEKYKGGGRSSYHPKMMLKVIVYAYTQRIYSSRRIAKALRENIYFMWLSGNNKPDFRTINRFRSEIMKDVIDEVFASVLELLIEEGYVKLENYFLDGTRIEANANKYSFVWRKATKKYKARLRAKINELLKEIEKTNEEENRLYGDNDLEEMGEGKEIDSKKLEEKIKELEERLEKNSKNKKLKKTIKELKTKCLPRMKKYEQQEEILNGRNSYSKTDTDATFMRMKEDHMKNGQLKPAYNVQIGTENQFVVGYSIHQRPADSRCLIPHLEKVKEVTGKIPENVIADSGYGSEENYDYLEKANTNIYVKYNTFHKEQKKKFKNDIFKVENWPYDKENDEFICPAQRRLIYCKTKEIKTENGYTKQIRYYKCENCDGCELKENCTKAKGDRVIRINFKLREYKQKVKENLCSDKGMKLRSQRAIEAESVFGRIKGNWSFRRFLLRGLEKVKIEWGLLCIAHNLAKLATV; this comes from the coding sequence ATGAAGAGGAAAAACCATAATAAAAAGACATTTATTGAATATAATATGAATCAGACAATGTTGCCTTTGAGTTTTGATGTGTTTATTCCTGAAAATCATTTAGTAAGGGTGGTAAATTCAGCTATAGAAAGGATGAATATTGAACCCCTGCTTGAAAAATATAAAGGTGGGGGTAGAAGCAGCTACCATCCGAAAATGATGCTTAAGGTTATAGTATATGCCTATACTCAGAGAATATATTCATCAAGACGAATTGCCAAGGCACTTCGGGAAAATATTTATTTTATGTGGCTTAGTGGTAACAATAAACCTGATTTTCGGACGATAAACCGATTCAGATCAGAGATCATGAAAGATGTTATTGATGAGGTATTTGCATCAGTATTGGAACTTCTTATAGAAGAAGGATATGTAAAGTTAGAGAATTACTTTTTAGATGGTACAAGAATAGAAGCTAATGCAAACAAATATAGCTTTGTCTGGAGAAAAGCGACAAAGAAGTACAAAGCAAGGCTTAGGGCAAAAATTAATGAACTTTTAAAAGAGATTGAGAAAACCAACGAAGAAGAGAATAGATTGTATGGGGATAATGACCTGGAGGAGATGGGTGAAGGAAAAGAAATAGATTCAAAGAAACTCGAAGAAAAAATTAAGGAACTTGAAGAACGTCTAGAAAAGAACTCCAAAAACAAGAAGTTAAAGAAAACAATTAAAGAGCTCAAGACTAAATGTCTTCCCAGAATGAAAAAATATGAGCAACAGGAAGAGATTTTAAATGGACGAAACAGTTATTCTAAAACAGATACTGATGCAACTTTTATGAGAATGAAAGAAGACCACATGAAAAATGGGCAATTGAAGCCCGCATATAATGTTCAGATAGGTACAGAGAATCAGTTTGTAGTTGGTTATAGTATTCATCAAAGGCCGGCAGATTCAAGATGCTTAATACCTCATTTAGAAAAAGTAAAAGAAGTTACAGGTAAGATTCCGGAAAATGTGATAGCTGATTCAGGTTATGGTAGTGAGGAAAATTATGATTACTTAGAGAAAGCCAATACTAATATTTATGTTAAGTATAATACTTTTCATAAAGAACAAAAGAAGAAGTTTAAAAATGATATATTTAAAGTAGAAAACTGGCCGTATGATAAAGAAAACGACGAGTTTATTTGTCCTGCTCAAAGAAGACTCATTTACTGTAAGACAAAGGAAATTAAGACCGAAAATGGATATACTAAACAAATTAGATATTACAAATGCGAAAATTGTGATGGGTGTGAGTTAAAAGAAAATTGTACCAAGGCCAAAGGTGATCGAGTAATAAGAATAAATTTTAAATTACGTGAATATAAGCAAAAGGTAAAGGAAAACCTTTGTTCCGATAAAGGTATGAAACTCCGTTCTCAAAGAGCAATTGAAGCGGAATCTGTCTTTGGAAGGATCAAAGGTAATTGGTCATTCCGGAGATTTCTGCTTCGTGGCCTTGAGAAAGTAAAAATTGAATGGGGTTTACTGTGTATAGCCCATAACCTGGCTAAACTGGCAACAGTATAG
- a CDS encoding flavodoxin family protein, whose amino-acid sequence MIKTLALIGSPRKNGNSKKIVNQILKGIKSIKRDIEIHEIFLAKQNIQPCIACEGCHQRPGCIIRDDMQKLYPKFNQADLIIVASPVYFNSVSAQLKGMIDRCQAIWASKYILQNSIIDRKKYRLGIFVATAGNPEGIIEFEPSIRVIDIFFKSINTRYYKNFFVANTDKKPVAFRPEILKQAYQLGIEMVTEFLKEDI is encoded by the coding sequence ATGATAAAAACTCTGGCTCTCATCGGCAGTCCAAGAAAAAATGGGAACTCTAAAAAAATAGTTAATCAGATCTTAAAAGGGATTAAATCAATCAAAAGAGATATTGAAATTCATGAAATTTTTCTTGCTAAGCAGAATATTCAACCCTGCATTGCCTGTGAAGGATGTCATCAAAGACCAGGTTGTATAATCAGAGATGATATGCAGAAATTATATCCCAAATTTAATCAGGCTGATCTAATCATTGTCGCTTCTCCAGTCTATTTTAATTCAGTTAGTGCCCAGTTAAAGGGAATGATTGACCGCTGCCAGGCTATCTGGGCCAGCAAATACATACTGCAAAATTCCATTATTGACAGAAAAAAATATCGTCTGGGTATCTTTGTGGCAACCGCTGGAAATCCGGAAGGTATTATTGAATTTGAACCCTCTATACGCGTTATAGACATTTTCTTCAAATCCATCAATACCCGGTACTACAAAAATTTCTTTGTAGCCAATACCGACAAAAAACCGGTAGCCTTCCGACCTGAAATTTTAAAACAGGCATATCAACTGGGGATTGAAATGGTTACCGAATTTTTAAAGGAGGATATTTAA
- a CDS encoding DUF2007 domain-containing protein, producing MPEMKWAQLTITDPITADIYKSLLESNDIPVFLHSDTARTVHPFTVGMLGNVEVLVLEEHLEAAKKLIKAEPPIG from the coding sequence ATGCCAGAAATGAAGTGGGCTCAACTTACCATCACAGATCCTATCACTGCTGATATTTATAAAAGTTTACTTGAATCCAATGACATTCCCGTATTTTTACATTCTGATACAGCCCGTACTGTACATCCCTTTACTGTAGGGATGTTAGGTAATGTAGAAGTGCTGGTTTTAGAGGAGCATCTTGAAGCAGCAAAAAAATTAATAAAAGCTGAACCACCCATTGGATGA
- a CDS encoding CvpA family protein, which translates to MRDITLIDLGIILFLLFFLVRGYQQGLIRQAMALIGLLLGLKIASDHYLFLSTLLQTHFYLDKYLANIISFGLIFFLVIIVINLVGWILSGLTKLLFLSFIDRSIGAVIGLIKGGIIVYLILLLISKVPYKQVSDQLEKSVLAKDLLALTPYIEENLNKIIQP; encoded by the coding sequence ATGAGAGATATTACACTAATTGATCTTGGAATCATACTTTTTTTACTATTTTTTTTGGTACGGGGGTATCAACAAGGTTTAATTCGCCAGGCTATGGCTTTGATTGGATTGCTTTTGGGTTTAAAGATTGCCAGCGATCATTATTTGTTTCTCTCCACATTATTACAGACACATTTTTATCTTGATAAATATCTGGCCAATATAATAAGTTTTGGCCTGATTTTCTTTTTGGTCATTATAGTTATAAATCTAGTTGGGTGGATATTGAGCGGATTAACAAAGCTTTTATTTCTTTCATTTATTGACCGAAGTATAGGAGCAGTGATAGGTCTTATAAAGGGAGGGATTATAGTATATCTTATTCTTTTGTTAATTTCCAAAGTACCTTATAAACAGGTATCTGACCAGTTGGAAAAGTCGGTATTGGCTAAAGATTTGCTGGCCTTAACCCCATATATTGAGGAGAATTTGAATAAAATTATTCAACCTTGA
- a CDS encoding radical SAM/SPASM domain-containing protein: MELPLIDTDLKFFKINKRYYVLDIPSSTLFEIHPKLEKILIQSVHNLSTDYLNVLKREYDFLDWMELIGELQYLIEHQYLTIYSSQIIPYELKEQKINSLTLNVCHDCNMCCVYCYQNYGTFTKESEYMSKEVVNKGIEFLFKESPDSKVFLNISGGEPLLNEELVKYVVQTAREYEDKYEKELKITLITNGTLFEKELLNELVKKRVELIITLDGRSEEHNQMRLMANHRPSYNFIYDRLKWVKESGIKYRIKGIIHHLNLPYFDQILEMYEKAQVPAFQLEPVIAKANEEYALTQSDIEQLKKYYDQLFDRYQKDEFLKRFINLTAALDCIACKKNLGYTCGAGKNHLCITPKGDIYPCHLLVGEEKFLLGNILEGTLDQELRKRFYQPLHVLNRESCKNCWARYFCGGGCVGENYLSLKSLVKPYPPRCQLTKHILKKAIQVYCSSLTEEKKLNLTPERRKKGREIYRIS; the protein is encoded by the coding sequence ATGGAATTACCTTTAATTGATACCGATTTAAAATTTTTTAAAATTAATAAACGTTATTATGTATTGGATATCCCTTCTTCTACCCTTTTTGAGATACATCCAAAGTTGGAAAAGATTTTAATACAGTCAGTTCATAACCTTTCAACGGATTATTTAAATGTCTTAAAACGGGAGTATGATTTTCTGGATTGGATGGAATTGATTGGGGAATTGCAGTACCTGATTGAACATCAGTATCTTACCATTTACTCCTCACAAATTATTCCTTATGAGTTGAAGGAGCAGAAGATTAACAGTCTTACATTGAATGTTTGTCATGATTGCAACATGTGCTGTGTTTACTGTTATCAGAATTATGGGACATTTACCAAAGAGTCTGAATATATGTCAAAAGAAGTGGTTAACAAGGGGATTGAATTCTTATTTAAAGAAAGTCCTGATAGCAAGGTTTTCTTAAATATTTCTGGTGGAGAACCTTTATTAAATGAAGAACTTGTAAAATACGTTGTTCAAACAGCTCGAGAATATGAAGACAAATATGAAAAAGAATTAAAGATTACTCTAATTACCAATGGTACTCTTTTTGAAAAAGAACTTTTAAATGAGTTGGTGAAAAAAAGAGTTGAGTTAATTATTACCCTTGATGGTCGGTCGGAAGAGCATAACCAGATGCGGCTTATGGCTAATCATCGGCCATCCTATAATTTTATCTATGATCGACTAAAGTGGGTAAAAGAGAGTGGGATTAAATATCGGATTAAGGGAATTATTCACCATCTAAATTTACCTTATTTCGATCAGATTTTGGAGATGTATGAAAAAGCTCAGGTTCCAGCTTTCCAGCTAGAGCCGGTTATAGCCAAAGCCAATGAGGAGTATGCTCTAACTCAATCAGATATTGAACAATTGAAAAAATACTATGATCAATTATTTGATAGATATCAAAAGGATGAATTTCTTAAGCGATTTATCAATCTCACTGCTGCTCTTGATTGTATTGCCTGTAAAAAGAATTTGGGTTATACCTGTGGGGCTGGAAAAAATCATCTTTGTATTACTCCTAAAGGAGATATATATCCCTGTCATCTGTTGGTGGGGGAAGAAAAATTTCTTTTAGGAAATATTCTTGAAGGTACATTAGATCAGGAGTTAAGGAAGAGATTTTATCAACCACTACATGTATTAAATAGGGAAAGTTGTAAGAACTGTTGGGCAAGATATTTTTGCGGAGGTGGTTGTGTAGGTGAAAATTACCTGAGCTTAAAAAGTCTGGTTAAGCCTTATCCGCCCCGTTGTCAGTTAACAAAGCATATTTTAAAAAAAGCAATTCAGGTTTATTGTTCCTCACTTACAGAAGAAAAAAAATTAAATTTGACCCCGGAAAGGAGGAAAAAGGGGCGTGAAATATATAGAATTAGTTAA